One Pongo abelii isolate AG06213 chromosome 12, NHGRI_mPonAbe1-v2.0_pri, whole genome shotgun sequence DNA segment encodes these proteins:
- the C12H2orf78 gene encoding uncharacterized protein C2orf78 homolog isoform X2, with the protein MHWLASATQTSASIVSSSLVSAVDVSSSLTMSEDFQNTSLPGTANSLQLSLPVVSNAAFLTGSISNFSRASAPAISSAWLQPSASGTSFQPLMGSAYLYQHSSTTMLSGVTGQSHICTSAASYPGVFEWDSTASTVKKSFSLRDFTVTVTDQNAAVSSMSMTAQYDKTSDTNTMVPLYPSLSASLVQGTLTQIPNQQGHNLSLPYQIGSQVYYYNQGTLGPQLSCLQSYGSVSYTGYRASAHQPEMVMVLKEVQPTNVLPPVSTSGMYYSVSSQPITETSVQVMETSLGMDTSLGLQSPSQTFCLPQTPEFSKSFSSRNTQTLESNPSPELGDISMITPVQSPTNLLTLSPAPSQEKNENENLDEIKTNLSKPLDVHQILIGNQDPPLLPVEIPDIHSLLACIDPLGQEEQPGSENVNLRNNSLSLEDQGIFENGIESSSDLADITTLVEDTYLPPIFSSLQDLDQPEGPSAKKAKDTSAIKVNQAQEKSCVIKGHSDQVRKNKHKASEPIQGAPKAKIQPKNPECLLEGEVVVCSATVSDSASVNKAKHSSNKPHKDASSRISKTKSHGQEKTKRNRKNSSKKSEESKQSGNKVKVEEKQTIPNMKRKKNQPELSQETFKKPRSSLGMHMLESVQVFHALGKKIDKKTGFSSSRTLGSSSNTQNRQPFPALKPWLDTRHEGKGPEKIQVKAQKLDGSTEKECPSPSHSELPPPGKVKLIPLPFLTLDQPQARPVSRRPNPLASRRPAVAYPAQPDSTNSAQSAAVNPSRPAPTYTSLTGPATPAQAISAKATQPGSANPTQPTVPQSAASRPSPYKTSSCSSLQREPVSTAVTSLRSLPKPQYQFLIQDFSLQPRPWRKPTVPEPVMSTPITEEQRPEREAMKRKAQQERENAAKYTSLGKVQFFVERERDMEIAEYYGYTI; encoded by the exons AAGATTTCCAAAATACATCTTTACCTGGAACTGCAAATTCTCTGCAGCTCTCTCTTCCTGTGGTGAGCAATGCAGCTTTCTTAACAGGAAGCATCTCCAACTTCTCCAGAGCCTCTGCTCCAGCCATCAGCTCAGCATGGCTACAGCCATCAGCCTCTGGCACCTCCTTCCAGCCACTCATGGGCAGTGCCTACCTTTACCAACATTCTAGCACAACTATGTTGTCTGGGGTTACTGGCCAGAGCCATATCTGTACTTCAGCTGCCTCTTATCCAGGCGTTTTTGAGTGGGATAGTACAGCAAGCACAGTAAAGAAGTCATTCTCACTCAGGGACTTCACTGTGACTGTCACTGATCAGAACGCAGCTGTCTCTTCCATGTCTATGACAGCCCAGTATGATAAAACTTCAGATACTAATACTATGGTCCCTCTGTATCCATCACTATCTGCCAGCCTTGTTCAAGGGACACTAACTCAAATTCCAAATCAGCAGGGCCATAACCTGTCACTTCCCTACCAGATAGGAAGCCAGGTCTATTACTATAATCAAGGCACACTGGGGCCTCAACTATCCTGCCTGCAATCTTATGGCTCTGTGTCATACACAGGATATAGGGCTTCTGCCCATCAACCAGAAATGGTGATGGTGCTAAAGGAGGTTCAGCCCACAAATGTCCTACCACCAGTCTCTACTTCTGGGATGTACTACTCTGTGTCTTCTCAACCCATCACAGAAACCAGTGTTCAAG TGATGGAAACTTCCCTGGGGATGGATACTTCCCTGGGATTGCAATCTCCAAGCCAGACATTTTGTCTGCCACAAACTCCAGAATTCTCCAAGTCCTTCAGTAGCAGAAATACCCAGACACTTGAGAGTAACCcatcacctgagcttggggacATTTCAATGATAACTCCAGTCCAGAGTCCTACTAATCTCTTGACACTGTCTCCAGCTCCAAgccaggaaaaaaatgagaatgagaatTTGGATGAGATTAAAACCAACCTTTCAAAGCCTCTAGATGTCCACCAGATCCTAATAGGAAATCAAGATCCTCCACTACTTCCTGTAGAAATCCCCGATATTCACTCGCTTCTGGCCTGCATTGAtcctcttggccaagaggagCAGCCTGGTTCTGAAAATGTGAATCTAAGAAATAACAGCCTGAGTCTTGAGGACCAAGGGATATTTGAAAATGGGATTGAGTCTAGCAGTGATTTGGCAGACATCACTACATTGGTGGAGGATACTTACCTCCCCCCGATCTTCAGTTCCTTACAAGATCTTGATCAACCTGAAGGTCCCTCAGCAAAGAAAGCCAAAGATACCAGTGCCATCAAGGTAAATCAGGCGCAGGAAAAGTCATGTGTCATAAAGGGTCACTCTGATCAAGTCAGGAAGAACAAGCATAAAGCTTCCGAGCCTATCCAGGGTGCTCCCAAGGCCAAAATCCAGCCAAAGAACCCAGAGTGCCTATTAGAGGGAGAAGTGGTTGTTTGCAGTGCTACAGTCAGTGACAGCGCTTCTGTGAACAAGGCCAAGCATTCTAGCAACAAACCTCACAAAGATGCATCCAGCAGGATCAGCAAAACTAAGAGCCATGGGCAGGAAAAGAccaaaaggaacagaaagaacaGCTCCAAGAAATCTGAAGAGAGTAAGCAGTCAGGGAACAAAGTCAAGGTAGAAGAGAAGCAAACCATTCCCAATATGAAACGGAAGAAAAATCAACCTGAGCTTAGCCAAGAGACCTTTAAAAAGCCCCGAAGCTCCCTAGGCATGCACATGCTAGAGTCTGTGCAAGTTTTCCATGCACTCGGGAAAAAGATCGATAAGAAAACTGGATTCTCTTCCTCCAGGACCCTGGGAAGCTCAAGCAACACCCAAAACCGCCAGCCATTCCCAGCTCTCAAACCATGGCTGGATACCCGACATGAGGGTAAAGGCCCGGAGAAAATTCAAGTCAAGGCCCAGAAACTAGATGGTAGTACTGAAAAAGAGTGTCCATCTCCATCCCACTCTGAGTTGCCACCACCTGGGAAGGTCAAGTTGATACCTTTGCCCTTTCTGACCCTGGACCAACCTCAAGCTCGACCTGTTTCTCGGCGGCCAAACCCTCTGGCCTCACGTAGGCCTGCTGTGGCTTACCCTGCTCAACCTGATTCTACTAACTCAGCTCAGTCGGCTGCAGTCAATCCATCCCGACCAGCTCCTACCTACACATCTTTGACAGGTCCTGCCACACCAGCTCAGGCAATTTCAGCCAAAGCAACCCAACCCGGTTCAGCCAACCCTACCCAGCCTACTGTCCCTCAATCTGCTGCTTCTAGGCCATCACCCTACAAAACATCATCTTGTTCTTCTCTGCAGCGGGAGCCTGTTTCCACTGCTGTGACCAGTCTCCGGTCACTGCCCAAGCCTCAATATCAATTTCTAATCCAAGACTTCAGCCTCCAACCCCGTCCATGGAGGAAACCCACTGTTCCTGAGCCAGTAATGTCAACGCCCATCACAGAAGAGCAGAGGCCAGAACGTGAGGCCATGAAGAGAAAGGCTCAACAAGAGCGTGAGAATGCTGCCAAATACACCTCTTTGGGGAAAGTGCAGTTTTTCGTTGAAAGGGAAAGAGATATGGAGATTGCTGAATACTATGGCTACACAATCTAA
- the C12H2orf78 gene encoding uncharacterized protein C2orf78 homolog isoform X1 yields the protein MHWLASATQTSASIVSSSLVSTVDVSSSLTMSEDFQNTSLPGTANSLQLSLPVVSNAAFLTGSISNFSRASAPAISSAWLQPSASGTSFQPLMGSAYLYQHSSTTMLSGVTGQSHICTSAASYPGVFEWDSTASTVKKSFSLRDFTVTVTDQNAAVSSMSMTAQYDKTSDTNTMVPLYPSLSASLVQGTLTQIPNQQGHNLSLPYQIGSQVYYYNQGTLGPQLSCLQSYGSVSYTGYRASAHQPEMVMVLKEVQPTNVLPPVSTSGMYYSVSSQPITETSVQVMETSLGMDTSLGLQSPSQTFCLPQTPEFSKSFSSRNTQTLESNPSPELGDISMITPVQSPTNLLTLSPAPSQEKNENENLDEIKTNLSKPLDVHQILIGNQDPPLLPVEIPDIHSLLACIDPLGQEEQPGSENVNLRNNSLSLEDQGIFENGIESSSDLADITTLVEDTYLPPIFSSLQDLDQPEGPSAKKAKDTSAIKVNQAQEKSCVIKGHSDQVRKNKHKASEPIQGAPKAKIQPKNPECLLEGEVVVCSATVSDSASVNKAKHSSNKPHKDASSRISKTKSHGQEKTKRNRKNSSKKSEESKQSGNKVKVEEKQTIPNMKRKKNQPELSQETFKKPRSSLGMHMLESVQVFHALGKKIDKKTGFSSSRTLGSSSNTQNRQPFPALKPWLDTRHEGKGPEKIQVKAQKLDGSTEKECPSPSHSELPPPGKVKLIPLPFLTLDQPQARPVSRRPNPLASRRPAVAYPAQPDSTNSAQSAAVNPSRPAPTYTSLTGPATPAQAISAKATQPGSANPTQPTVPQSAASRPSPYKTSSCSSLQREPVSTAVTSLRSLPKPQYQFLIQDFSLQPRPWRKPTVPEPVMSTPITEEQRPEREAMKRKAQQERENAAKYTSLGKVQFFVERERDMEIAEYYGYTI from the exons ATGCACTGGTTGGCTTCAGCCACCCAGACATCCGCTAGTATCGTCTCTTCTTCCCTTGTATCTACAGTTGATGTTTCTTCTTCTCTGACCATGTCAG AAGATTTCCAAAATACATCTTTACCTGGAACTGCAAATTCTCTGCAGCTCTCTCTTCCTGTGGTGAGCAATGCAGCTTTCTTAACAGGAAGCATCTCCAACTTCTCCAGAGCCTCTGCTCCAGCCATCAGCTCAGCATGGCTACAGCCATCAGCCTCTGGCACCTCCTTCCAGCCACTCATGGGCAGTGCCTACCTTTACCAACATTCTAGCACAACTATGTTGTCTGGGGTTACTGGCCAGAGCCATATCTGTACTTCAGCTGCCTCTTATCCAGGCGTTTTTGAGTGGGATAGTACAGCAAGCACAGTAAAGAAGTCATTCTCACTCAGGGACTTCACTGTGACTGTCACTGATCAGAACGCAGCTGTCTCTTCCATGTCTATGACAGCCCAGTATGATAAAACTTCAGATACTAATACTATGGTCCCTCTGTATCCATCACTATCTGCCAGCCTTGTTCAAGGGACACTAACTCAAATTCCAAATCAGCAGGGCCATAACCTGTCACTTCCCTACCAGATAGGAAGCCAGGTCTATTACTATAATCAAGGCACACTGGGGCCTCAACTATCCTGCCTGCAATCTTATGGCTCTGTGTCATACACAGGATATAGGGCTTCTGCCCATCAACCAGAAATGGTGATGGTGCTAAAGGAGGTTCAGCCCACAAATGTCCTACCACCAGTCTCTACTTCTGGGATGTACTACTCTGTGTCTTCTCAACCCATCACAGAAACCAGTGTTCAAG TGATGGAAACTTCCCTGGGGATGGATACTTCCCTGGGATTGCAATCTCCAAGCCAGACATTTTGTCTGCCACAAACTCCAGAATTCTCCAAGTCCTTCAGTAGCAGAAATACCCAGACACTTGAGAGTAACCcatcacctgagcttggggacATTTCAATGATAACTCCAGTCCAGAGTCCTACTAATCTCTTGACACTGTCTCCAGCTCCAAgccaggaaaaaaatgagaatgagaatTTGGATGAGATTAAAACCAACCTTTCAAAGCCTCTAGATGTCCACCAGATCCTAATAGGAAATCAAGATCCTCCACTACTTCCTGTAGAAATCCCCGATATTCACTCGCTTCTGGCCTGCATTGAtcctcttggccaagaggagCAGCCTGGTTCTGAAAATGTGAATCTAAGAAATAACAGCCTGAGTCTTGAGGACCAAGGGATATTTGAAAATGGGATTGAGTCTAGCAGTGATTTGGCAGACATCACTACATTGGTGGAGGATACTTACCTCCCCCCGATCTTCAGTTCCTTACAAGATCTTGATCAACCTGAAGGTCCCTCAGCAAAGAAAGCCAAAGATACCAGTGCCATCAAGGTAAATCAGGCGCAGGAAAAGTCATGTGTCATAAAGGGTCACTCTGATCAAGTCAGGAAGAACAAGCATAAAGCTTCCGAGCCTATCCAGGGTGCTCCCAAGGCCAAAATCCAGCCAAAGAACCCAGAGTGCCTATTAGAGGGAGAAGTGGTTGTTTGCAGTGCTACAGTCAGTGACAGCGCTTCTGTGAACAAGGCCAAGCATTCTAGCAACAAACCTCACAAAGATGCATCCAGCAGGATCAGCAAAACTAAGAGCCATGGGCAGGAAAAGAccaaaaggaacagaaagaacaGCTCCAAGAAATCTGAAGAGAGTAAGCAGTCAGGGAACAAAGTCAAGGTAGAAGAGAAGCAAACCATTCCCAATATGAAACGGAAGAAAAATCAACCTGAGCTTAGCCAAGAGACCTTTAAAAAGCCCCGAAGCTCCCTAGGCATGCACATGCTAGAGTCTGTGCAAGTTTTCCATGCACTCGGGAAAAAGATCGATAAGAAAACTGGATTCTCTTCCTCCAGGACCCTGGGAAGCTCAAGCAACACCCAAAACCGCCAGCCATTCCCAGCTCTCAAACCATGGCTGGATACCCGACATGAGGGTAAAGGCCCGGAGAAAATTCAAGTCAAGGCCCAGAAACTAGATGGTAGTACTGAAAAAGAGTGTCCATCTCCATCCCACTCTGAGTTGCCACCACCTGGGAAGGTCAAGTTGATACCTTTGCCCTTTCTGACCCTGGACCAACCTCAAGCTCGACCTGTTTCTCGGCGGCCAAACCCTCTGGCCTCACGTAGGCCTGCTGTGGCTTACCCTGCTCAACCTGATTCTACTAACTCAGCTCAGTCGGCTGCAGTCAATCCATCCCGACCAGCTCCTACCTACACATCTTTGACAGGTCCTGCCACACCAGCTCAGGCAATTTCAGCCAAAGCAACCCAACCCGGTTCAGCCAACCCTACCCAGCCTACTGTCCCTCAATCTGCTGCTTCTAGGCCATCACCCTACAAAACATCATCTTGTTCTTCTCTGCAGCGGGAGCCTGTTTCCACTGCTGTGACCAGTCTCCGGTCACTGCCCAAGCCTCAATATCAATTTCTAATCCAAGACTTCAGCCTCCAACCCCGTCCATGGAGGAAACCCACTGTTCCTGAGCCAGTAATGTCAACGCCCATCACAGAAGAGCAGAGGCCAGAACGTGAGGCCATGAAGAGAAAGGCTCAACAAGAGCGTGAGAATGCTGCCAAATACACCTCTTTGGGGAAAGTGCAGTTTTTCGTTGAAAGGGAAAGAGATATGGAGATTGCTGAATACTATGGCTACACAATCTAA